A genomic window from Lycium barbarum isolate Lr01 chromosome 4, ASM1917538v2, whole genome shotgun sequence includes:
- the LOC132637431 gene encoding uncharacterized protein LOC132637431, with the protein MRVRVYVELKREKSVLGMYPLCVSITDNDVEEIATDECVFRDDLLQLGYDDNLEYMAAYDSNEFDLSNCGKAVVFLDEDNKLIISNAEQKEIFVDQIYKDKDTLKLVLANYAFRERFNFKTERSNAISYTVVCMSPECEWKLRASSVGKSELLRVRYFHDEHTCPLKDKVYSQRQAKSWFIGESVVKPKIANHKRKVSPGDIMDDVKNEFGGDVSYMLAWRAREKAMNDLRGDPAASYNKLSAYVYILDKTYPGSYVKMHKSCENEFLYFFVALKAFIKGFECCRPIVVVDGAHLKNTYNGTFVSASTLDGVVYGLTFYNANVYTSNILPLAYGLIDSENDKSWTWFFEQFKQAYGIRDNMCVVSDRHESIIKAVYRVYPTVPHLACIWHLWKNVTKKYKSNDEVLSPVFYSLAKPYTQDEFDKLMEKIENVDIRVKEYLDDAGREKWSRLYSPVNRGWTMTSNIAECINGKLVATRELPVFDFLEEVRRMVYFSVEASTEYVYMVNDGPWRFIIDLKRKTCSCRMFQMDEIPCSHAWAVLKSKNLTANAYCSELFKPNTVVNTYDVPIDPLPDESEWNVPTHILEGVVLPPRYKRPPGRPKKKRDKPLMELMIGKRRNACSTCGRLGHYRRSRGNEPLKKKKINV; encoded by the exons ATGAGAGTTAGGGTGTATGTTGAGCTTAAGAGGGAAAAAAGTGTTTTGGGGATGTATCCATTGTGCGTTAGTATTACAGATAATGATGTTGAGGAGATTGCAACTGATGAGTGTGTTTTTAGAGACGATCTGCTTCAACTTGGATACGATGATAATTTAGAGTATATGGCTGCGTATGATTCGAATGAATTCGATCTGTCAAATTGTGGAAAGGCTGTTGTATTTTTAGATGAGGACAACAAATTGATTATTTCCAACGCAGAACAGAAGGAAATTTTTGTAGATCAAATTTACAAGGATAAGGATACATTGAAACTTGTGTTGGCGAATTATGCTTTTCGAGAACGATTCAATTTCAAAACTGAGAGATCAAATGCTATAAG cTATACAGTCGTATGTATGTCGCCTGAATGTGAATGGAAATTACGAGCGTCAAGTGTTGGAAAATCTGAACTGTTAAGAGTTAGGTATTTCCATGACGAACATACATGCCCTTTGAAGGACAAGGTATATTCACAGAGGCAAGCAAAAAGTTGGTTTATTGGGGAATCGGTTGTTAAGCCGAAAATAGCGAACCACAAGAGGAAAGTCAGCCCTGGGGATATAATGGACGACGTAAAAAATGAATTCGGCGGAGATGTTTCTTACATGCTGGCCTGGAGAGCTAGAGAAAAAGCTATGAATGATTTGAGGGGGGATCCTGCTGCTTCATACAATAAATTGTCGGCATATGTGTATATCCTAGATAAAACATATCCTGGATCATATGTTAAAATGCATAAATCATGTGAAAATGAGTTCCTGTATTTCTTTGTTGCACTCAAAGCATTCATAAAGGGAttcgagtgttgtagaccaatagtGGTAGTGGATGGTGCACACCTTAAAAACACGTATAATGGTACATTTGTATCCGCAAGTACTTTGGATGGTGTAG TTTATGGATTAACTTTTTACAATGCAAATGTATATACAAGTAATATTCTACCACTGGCATATGGTTTGATAGATTCGGAAAATGATAAGTCCTGGACTTGGTTCTTTGAGCAGTTcaagcaagcttatggtattaggGATAACATGTGTGTCGTATCCGACAGACACGAAAGCATAATCAAAGCGGTGTATCGGGTGTATCCTACTGTTCCTCATTTGGCCTGCATATGGCATTTGTGGAAAAATGTGACTAAGAAATACAAGTCGAATGATGAAGTATTGAGTCCTGTGTTTTATTCACTTGCCAAACCATACACACAGGATGAGTTCGATAAACTGATGGAAAAGATTGAGAATGTTGATATACGAGTAAAGGAATATTTGGATGATGCTGGAAGGGAGAAATGGTCTAGGCTATATTCACCTGTTAACAGAGGTTGGACGATGACTTCGAATATAGCGgaatgtattaatggaaaactAGTAGCGACAAGAGAGTTGCCTGTAtttgatttccttgaagaagtTAGGAGGAT GGTATACTTCTCT GTTGAAGCATCAACTGAATATGTTTATATGGTTAATGATGGACCGTGGCGCTTCATAATTGATTTGAAGAGGAAAACTTGCAGTTGCAGGATGTTTCAAATGGACGAAATACCATGTTCACATGCTTGGGCTGTATTAAAGAGTAAAAATCTGACGGCTAATGCATATTGCTCAGAATTATTCAAGCCAAATACAGTGGTGAATACGTATGATGTGCCGATTGATCCACTTCCCGACGAGAGTGAGTGGAATGTTCCAACACACATATTGGAGGGCGTTGTTCTGCCACCGAGATACAAGCGACCTCCTGGTAGGCCAAAAAAGAAAAGGGATAAGCCATTAATGGAGCTGATGATTGGTAAACGTAGGAATGCTTGTAGTACATGTGGACGTCTTGGTCATTACAGGCGTTCGCGTGGTAATGAGCCActtaagaagaagaaaataaatgTCTAG
- the LOC132638393 gene encoding uncharacterized protein LOC132638393 — MSLKLGVTLVKDKNWFYLLSMEGKLWNDEHLDVIFYYLRKKGKYEDNSTYKYTTVSCILHTIITKIYHAWKNPESSTSIASKESDVCEYINGYRLMGNVPWHTVDNVLIPVNVKEENHWILVVISFIDRCLYVYDS, encoded by the exons ATGTCACTCAAGTTAGGCGTCACACTTGTTAAAGACAAAAACTGGTTCTACTTGTTATCAATGGAAGGGAAACTTTGGAATGATGAG CATCTTGATGTTATTTTTTATTACCTCCGTAAGAAAGGCAAATATGAAGATAACAGCACGTATAAATATACCACCGTCAGCTGTATACTACATACCATAATCACCAAGATTTACCATGCTTGGAAAAATCCGGAATCATCCACAAGTATTGCTAGCAAGGAATCTGATGTATGTGAGTACATAAATGGGTACAGGTTGATGGGTAATGTACCATGGCATACAGTTGACAACGTATTAATCCCTGTCAATGTGaaagaggaaaatcactggatTTTAGTGGTAATATCATTCATTGACAG ATGTCTGTATGTGTACGACTCATAA